A genome region from Thalassotalea euphylliae includes the following:
- the katG gene encoding catalase/peroxidase HPI: MKLNKILSAAVAAGLMFGTASMSVSASVGEAKSNQFWWPEQLNLAPLRQHSPESNPYGADFNYAKAFAKLDLATVKKDIETTLTDSQDWWPADWGHYGPLMIRMAWHSAGVYRVADGRGGAAGGQHRLAPLNSWPDNANLDKARRLLWPVKQKYGASLSWADLMVLAGNVALESMGFETFGFAGGRSDDWEPDLVYWGPEKAFLKDKRRDKFGKLKGPMAAVEMGLIYVNPEGPHGKPDPLLAANDIRMSFGRMAMNDEEIVALIAGGHTLGKAHGAKKPSDCIGKEPAAAPIEQQGLGWKNSCGTGKGADATTSGLEGAWTVTPTRWSTNYLDNLMNFNWVLTKSPAGAKQWIPDNPAAANLVPDAHIPGKRNAPIMFTTDIALKEDPAFRKIVERFRADPKEFDLAFAKAWFKLTHRDMGPRARYVGADVPSEVLLWQDPLPEATGKQISEKDAAKLKKQILKTGLTTSELVRTAWASAASHRVTDMRGGANGARVRLEPQASWAVNNPKALSNALAKLEDVQKAWNKKSRRDVSLADVIVLAGAAGIEQAAKDAGMKVAVPFAAGRVDASQAQTEVPSFAHLEPKADAFRNYFTDASYFGPTEMMVDKANMLGLTVPEMTVLLGGLRSININYDGSEHGVFTDKPGTLNNDFFTNLLDMRYTWSKTNQEGIYQGKERASGKAMWTATPVDLIFGSNSELRAIAEVYASADAKQKFYDDFIAAWVKVMQLDRFDLKN, encoded by the coding sequence ATGAAATTAAATAAGATCTTATCTGCTGCAGTCGCTGCTGGTTTGATGTTCGGCACGGCATCAATGTCAGTATCTGCGTCAGTAGGTGAAGCAAAATCGAATCAATTTTGGTGGCCTGAGCAACTTAACTTAGCCCCACTTCGTCAGCATAGCCCAGAATCTAACCCATACGGCGCTGATTTCAATTACGCAAAAGCATTTGCCAAGCTAGATCTAGCAACAGTCAAAAAAGATATTGAAACGACCTTAACTGATTCTCAAGACTGGTGGCCAGCTGACTGGGGTCACTATGGTCCATTAATGATCCGTATGGCATGGCATAGCGCGGGTGTATACCGCGTTGCTGATGGTCGTGGTGGTGCAGCAGGTGGTCAACATCGTTTAGCGCCATTGAATAGCTGGCCAGATAACGCCAACTTAGACAAAGCACGTCGCCTGTTATGGCCTGTTAAACAAAAGTACGGTGCAAGCCTTTCATGGGCCGACTTAATGGTACTTGCGGGTAACGTTGCTCTTGAATCAATGGGCTTTGAAACCTTTGGTTTTGCTGGTGGTCGTTCGGATGATTGGGAACCTGATTTAGTTTACTGGGGTCCAGAAAAGGCTTTCCTAAAAGATAAGCGTCGCGACAAATTTGGCAAATTAAAAGGCCCAATGGCGGCGGTTGAAATGGGTTTAATTTACGTTAACCCAGAAGGCCCACACGGTAAGCCAGATCCATTATTAGCTGCAAACGACATTCGTATGTCATTTGGCCGCATGGCAATGAACGACGAAGAAATTGTTGCCCTAATTGCGGGTGGTCACACCTTAGGTAAAGCACACGGTGCGAAAAAGCCAAGCGACTGTATTGGTAAAGAGCCAGCAGCAGCGCCAATCGAACAACAAGGTTTAGGTTGGAAAAACAGCTGTGGTACCGGTAAAGGTGCTGATGCAACCACTAGTGGTTTAGAAGGTGCGTGGACAGTAACACCAACCCGTTGGTCAACTAACTACTTAGATAACCTAATGAACTTCAACTGGGTATTAACGAAAAGCCCAGCAGGTGCTAAGCAGTGGATCCCAGATAACCCAGCAGCAGCGAACCTAGTGCCAGATGCACACATTCCGGGTAAGCGTAATGCACCTATCATGTTCACTACGGATATTGCGTTAAAAGAAGATCCTGCATTCCGCAAAATTGTTGAACGTTTCAGAGCGGATCCAAAAGAATTCGATTTAGCTTTCGCTAAAGCATGGTTCAAACTAACTCACCGTGACATGGGCCCTCGTGCGCGTTACGTTGGTGCCGATGTACCATCAGAAGTGTTGTTATGGCAAGACCCATTACCAGAAGCAACCGGTAAGCAAATCAGTGAAAAAGATGCTGCGAAACTTAAAAAGCAAATCTTGAAAACTGGTTTAACAACGTCTGAGCTAGTGCGCACTGCATGGGCATCAGCGGCAAGCCATCGTGTAACTGATATGCGTGGTGGTGCTAACGGCGCACGTGTTCGTTTGGAGCCACAAGCAAGTTGGGCAGTTAACAACCCGAAAGCACTAAGCAACGCGTTAGCTAAATTAGAAGACGTACAAAAGGCTTGGAATAAGAAATCTCGCCGCGACGTATCACTTGCTGACGTTATCGTTTTAGCTGGTGCTGCAGGTATCGAGCAAGCGGCAAAAGATGCTGGCATGAAAGTAGCTGTACCATTTGCTGCAGGTCGTGTTGACGCTTCACAAGCACAAACTGAAGTACCTTCATTTGCTCACTTAGAGCCAAAAGCAGATGCGTTCCGCAACTACTTCACTGACGCTTCATACTTCGGCCCAACTGAAATGATGGTGGATAAAGCCAACATGCTTGGTCTAACGGTACCAGAAATGACGGTACTACTAGGTGGTTTACGTAGCATTAACATCAACTACGATGGCAGCGAGCACGGTGTATTCACTGACAAGCCAGGTACATTGAACAACGACTTCTTTACTAACTTATTGGATATGCGCTACACCTGGAGCAAAACCAACCAAGAAGGTATTTACCAAGGTAAAGAGCGCGCGTCTGGCAAAGCAATGTGGACAGCAACACCGGTTGACCTAATCTTTGGTTCGAACTCAGAGCTACGTGCCATTGCCGAAGTTTACGCTTCAGCTGATGCGAAGCAGAAGTTCTACGATGACTTCATTGCTGCTTGGGTTAAAGTTATGCAACTTGACCGCTTTGACTTAAAAAACTAA
- a CDS encoding ABC transporter ATP-binding protein, whose translation MTNNTVVSMENIHKKYVGTEIETHALQGVSLTIYQGEFVAITGPSGCGKSTLLTIMGLLDSASDGSYQLSGIDTTGLKVDQRTHVRNQHIGYVFQSFNLIDSMSVYDNVALPLEHRGEKPEVIKQEVLAALTKVGMQHRVNYKPNQISGGQQQRVAIARALVGNPDLILVDEPTGNLDTKNGDAVMKLLIELNKQGSTIVMVTHDSRYSGLADRQIQLLDGKIVGEKQLQSDKLQTNNLQSDKLQTKSEKEVA comes from the coding sequence ATGACTAATAACACTGTCGTCAGCATGGAAAACATTCATAAAAAATACGTCGGTACTGAAATTGAAACACACGCACTGCAAGGGGTGTCACTGACCATTTACCAAGGTGAATTCGTCGCTATTACCGGCCCCTCGGGCTGCGGTAAATCAACACTTTTAACCATAATGGGCTTGCTGGATAGCGCCAGTGACGGCAGCTACCAACTGAGTGGTATTGATACCACAGGGTTGAAAGTCGATCAGCGCACCCATGTTAGAAACCAGCATATTGGCTATGTCTTCCAATCGTTTAACCTGATCGATTCAATGTCGGTATACGACAATGTCGCGCTACCGCTCGAGCACCGAGGTGAAAAACCTGAGGTGATCAAGCAAGAAGTGCTAGCCGCGCTAACGAAAGTGGGAATGCAGCACCGCGTAAACTATAAGCCGAATCAAATTTCCGGTGGTCAGCAGCAACGGGTGGCAATCGCTAGAGCTTTGGTTGGCAACCCAGATCTTATTTTAGTGGACGAGCCAACCGGTAACTTAGATACCAAAAATGGTGATGCTGTAATGAAGCTACTGATTGAGTTGAACAAGCAAGGCTCAACCATAGTCATGGTTACCCATGACAGCCGTTACAGTGGTTTGGCAGATCGCCAAATTCAACTGTTAGACGGCAAAATTGTTGGTGAGAAACAGTTGCAAAGCGATAAATTGCAAACGAATAATTTGCAAAGCGATAAACTACAAACTAAGAGCGAAAAGGAAGTGGCATGA
- a CDS encoding xanthine dehydrogenase family protein molybdopterin-binding subunit, with translation MSKLGTFTRRTFLIGSAAIAGGIAFGTYKYLTPADNPLLDGLKEGEAALTPFVKIDANGVTLITPRADKGQGVYSLQAMLLAEELDVDPYQVTLSPGKPSLAYYNGAVMDEAMPGFGDVIGKLLGFQITGGSSTVPDLYQRLRMAGAVARETLKMAASVVYNVPLEALTTENGFVILPDERAISYQELAPSAANIAPQNEVTLRPASQWRYLGKPHQRLDTLAKSTGTQNYGIDMQADNMVYASVRANPGLGAPVKSFNASSAKKMRGVKRVMPITNGVAVVADNTWRAFKAVNAIEIEWQPAPYPANSAQMWQVLENHIQPEFENIQRLDNGRVEQVLAGGTPTELVSAEYRTPYLAHAPLEPMNATVLITDTRIDIWTGTQIPRFIENHVAQLTGYAKANIHLHVLPMGGSFGRRLEDTYVLQAVEIAMAMKGTPVKMTWSREEDMSHDYPRPMTLARAKGRVSNGQVVAMDMQLVSASLMASWFGRIDNALPGPDATITTGADDQPYGIEHYRVTGYKAPEMVPISSWRSVGASQNGFYHESFLDELIVQAGADPMAERIRLCNDPVADQVLATLAELANWQGSMPSKNRGRGVAMTRSFGVACAYVVDVTNTPAGIRIDKVYIVADVGLVLDPVNVEAQLFGAAIWGLGHAINCELTYDNYAPQQTNYHQYQGMRLNQVPEFHIKVLENNQSIKGIGEPGVPPAAPALANAIFAATGKRIRELPMNKTVSFI, from the coding sequence ATGAGTAAGCTTGGCACATTCACCCGTCGCACTTTCTTAATTGGCTCTGCGGCAATTGCCGGTGGTATTGCCTTTGGTACCTATAAATATCTAACGCCTGCAGACAACCCGTTGCTCGATGGATTAAAAGAAGGTGAGGCCGCATTAACGCCATTCGTGAAAATTGATGCCAATGGCGTCACCTTAATAACCCCACGGGCTGACAAAGGCCAAGGTGTGTATTCACTTCAGGCCATGTTGCTTGCAGAAGAGCTTGATGTTGACCCCTATCAAGTGACTCTTAGCCCAGGTAAGCCAAGTTTGGCTTACTATAATGGCGCCGTCATGGATGAAGCTATGCCTGGTTTTGGGGATGTTATCGGTAAGTTGTTGGGTTTTCAAATTACTGGCGGCAGTTCAACGGTACCAGATTTATATCAGCGTTTGCGTATGGCAGGAGCGGTTGCTCGTGAAACGTTAAAAATGGCTGCGTCTGTTGTCTACAATGTGCCACTTGAAGCGTTAACAACAGAAAATGGCTTTGTGATTTTGCCTGATGAACGAGCAATTAGTTATCAGGAACTCGCACCAAGCGCTGCCAATATAGCTCCTCAAAATGAGGTGACACTGCGCCCTGCTAGCCAATGGCGATATTTAGGCAAGCCACATCAACGACTTGATACTCTAGCCAAATCAACGGGAACACAAAATTACGGCATTGATATGCAAGCCGATAACATGGTTTACGCCAGTGTTCGCGCCAATCCTGGTTTGGGGGCACCAGTAAAGTCGTTCAATGCCAGTAGTGCTAAAAAAATGCGCGGTGTTAAACGGGTTATGCCGATTACTAATGGTGTCGCGGTGGTTGCAGACAACACGTGGCGAGCTTTTAAAGCGGTAAATGCGATTGAAATTGAATGGCAACCAGCCCCCTATCCCGCCAATTCAGCGCAAATGTGGCAAGTACTTGAAAACCATATTCAACCTGAATTTGAGAATATTCAGCGCCTTGATAACGGGCGTGTTGAACAAGTGTTAGCTGGTGGCACACCAACAGAGTTAGTCAGTGCTGAATACCGCACCCCCTATTTAGCCCATGCGCCATTGGAGCCAATGAATGCGACAGTGTTGATAACCGATACCCGCATCGACATTTGGACAGGCACTCAAATTCCCCGTTTTATTGAAAATCATGTTGCCCAACTTACGGGCTATGCCAAAGCGAATATTCACTTGCACGTGCTGCCGATGGGCGGCAGTTTTGGTCGCCGTTTAGAAGATACTTACGTATTACAAGCGGTGGAAATTGCTATGGCAATGAAAGGTACGCCGGTAAAAATGACATGGTCGCGCGAAGAAGACATGAGCCATGATTACCCAAGGCCAATGACGCTTGCAAGAGCAAAAGGCCGAGTCAGTAACGGACAAGTTGTCGCCATGGATATGCAATTGGTCAGCGCTTCATTAATGGCGTCTTGGTTTGGACGAATAGATAACGCACTACCAGGGCCAGATGCCACCATCACCACAGGTGCAGACGATCAGCCTTATGGTATCGAACACTATCGAGTAACTGGCTACAAAGCACCAGAAATGGTGCCGATCAGCTCTTGGCGCTCGGTTGGCGCTTCACAAAATGGCTTCTACCATGAATCATTCTTAGATGAACTTATTGTGCAAGCTGGTGCAGACCCAATGGCTGAACGCATTCGCCTATGTAACGACCCTGTTGCTGATCAAGTCTTGGCAACCTTAGCTGAACTTGCTAACTGGCAAGGGAGTATGCCAAGTAAAAACCGTGGGCGCGGAGTGGCTATGACGCGCTCGTTTGGCGTTGCCTGTGCTTATGTGGTTGATGTGACGAACACACCGGCAGGGATTCGTATCGACAAGGTTTATATTGTGGCTGATGTTGGCCTGGTGCTAGATCCAGTCAATGTTGAGGCGCAACTGTTTGGCGCTGCAATTTGGGGTTTAGGCCACGCCATCAATTGTGAACTGACGTACGATAACTATGCACCTCAGCAGACGAACTATCATCAATATCAAGGGATGCGTCTAAACCAAGTACCAGAGTTTCACATTAAAGTACTGGAGAACAACCAGTCCATCAAAGGGATTGGCGAACCGGGCGTACCACCTGCTGCCCCTGCTCTTGCCAATGCGATTTTTGCTGCAACAGGTAAACGCATTCGCGAGCTACCGATGAATAAAACAGTGAGTTTTATTTAG
- a CDS encoding (2Fe-2S)-binding protein: MKFELNGSAVEVDVEDDMPLLWVLRDELGLTGTKFGCGLAQCGACTVHFNGTAMRSCQLQAQMVDGQKITTIEGLGTPQAMHAVQQAWAEHQVAQCGYCQSGQMMQAAALLAFNPTPSDSDIDAAMSGNLCRCGSYPRIKQAIYSASKLLRQGAADE; the protein is encoded by the coding sequence ATGAAATTTGAATTAAACGGTAGCGCCGTAGAGGTTGATGTCGAGGATGATATGCCACTACTTTGGGTACTGCGTGATGAATTGGGGTTAACGGGCACTAAGTTTGGTTGTGGCCTAGCTCAATGTGGTGCCTGCACTGTCCACTTTAATGGCACCGCGATGCGCTCATGCCAGTTACAAGCACAAATGGTAGACGGCCAAAAAATTACCACCATTGAAGGACTTGGAACACCTCAAGCGATGCATGCGGTGCAGCAAGCATGGGCCGAGCATCAAGTGGCGCAATGTGGGTATTGTCAGTCGGGCCAGATGATGCAAGCCGCCGCCCTATTGGCGTTTAACCCTACCCCGAGTGACAGTGATATTGATGCCGCCATGTCGGGCAACTTATGTCGTTGTGGCAGTTACCCTCGTATCAAACAAGCGATATATAGCGCTAGTAAGCTTTTGCGCCAAGGGGCTGCTGATGAGTAA
- a CDS encoding Dps family protein has translation MSANTINIGINEADRINVAEQLKHLLADSYTLYLQTHNFHWNVTGRQFRELHLMFEEHYTELADAVDEIAERIRTLGVAAPGTYKAFAALSSIEEVEGVPSANEMIEILTRAHETVVRTCRAALKVAQDADDESSAALASDRMRVHEKTAWMLRALLD, from the coding sequence ATGAGCGCAAATACAATCAATATCGGAATTAATGAAGCAGACCGTATTAACGTAGCGGAGCAATTAAAGCACTTACTCGCAGACTCATACACGCTTTACCTACAAACACATAATTTTCACTGGAATGTCACTGGTCGCCAATTCCGTGAATTACACTTAATGTTTGAAGAGCACTACACTGAATTGGCCGATGCGGTTGATGAAATTGCCGAACGCATTCGCACACTAGGCGTTGCAGCACCGGGCACATACAAAGCATTTGCTGCACTAAGCTCAATTGAAGAAGTGGAAGGCGTGCCAAGTGCCAATGAAATGATTGAAATTTTAACCCGAGCTCACGAAACCGTTGTTCGTACCTGCCGCGCAGCACTAAAAGTGGCTCAAGATGCTGATGATGAATCTTCTGCGGCACTAGCTTCAGACCGCATGCGTGTACATGAGAAAACAGCATGGATGTTAAGAGCACTGCTAGACTAA
- a CDS encoding efflux RND transporter periplasmic adaptor subunit, protein MEIQIPRKKSMKLKYAAATFVGLIACILYFYQADSVPTVASDKLTLLKVEQGQVDLFSQAFGELYSAQERMLTSQASGKVATIHVKPGAIVVPETVILSLANPELNLAYQSAVGNLDASKAQLESFELEQENERLDYQGRIVDIESALERAQLELRVNNELSERGVSAKLDIIRAELSVNQQGKKLVFEKQKYQHFLKVQAFQLKQRQIALEQQSQEVALLQQQLDDLQVKAGIHGTLQSLAVETGESLPQGAILGRVGSVDSLLARLRVPQHQADQIIIGAPVELATRKGSISGTIARIESLVTNGNVLAEVALASELPADARPLAPVTGQIFMHTKENALYIKQVAGLRPMSQLERFVLTSDSTTTATKRNIQLGDLTKGKLIIESGINADEQFISQMPDTWSAYQTINIDQQG, encoded by the coding sequence GTGGAAATTCAGATACCGCGTAAAAAGTCCATGAAACTCAAATATGCAGCCGCCACGTTTGTGGGCTTAATTGCCTGTATTTTATATTTTTATCAGGCGGATAGTGTGCCGACAGTGGCTAGCGATAAATTGACGTTACTGAAAGTTGAACAAGGGCAAGTGGACTTATTTAGCCAAGCCTTTGGTGAATTGTATTCTGCACAAGAGCGCATGTTAACGTCGCAAGCGTCAGGTAAAGTGGCAACTATTCACGTTAAACCCGGTGCCATCGTTGTACCAGAAACGGTGATCTTGTCGTTAGCAAACCCTGAGTTGAATTTGGCTTATCAGTCGGCAGTGGGCAATTTAGATGCTAGCAAAGCTCAGTTAGAGTCGTTTGAGTTAGAGCAAGAAAATGAACGCCTAGATTACCAAGGCCGCATTGTCGATATCGAGTCAGCACTGGAAAGAGCCCAGTTGGAACTGAGAGTGAACAATGAACTTTCCGAGCGCGGTGTCTCTGCCAAATTGGATATCATCAGAGCGGAATTGTCGGTTAATCAGCAGGGGAAAAAGCTCGTATTTGAAAAACAAAAATACCAACACTTTCTCAAAGTACAGGCGTTTCAGTTAAAACAACGTCAAATCGCTCTTGAGCAGCAAAGCCAAGAAGTCGCGTTATTGCAGCAGCAACTGGATGATTTACAAGTGAAAGCGGGTATTCATGGCACGCTGCAAAGTTTAGCGGTTGAGACTGGTGAGTCTTTACCACAAGGTGCCATTTTAGGACGTGTTGGCTCAGTGGATTCTTTATTAGCAAGGCTGCGAGTACCGCAACATCAAGCGGATCAAATTATCATTGGTGCGCCTGTCGAACTAGCCACTCGCAAGGGAAGTATCAGTGGCACAATCGCCCGTATCGAATCTTTAGTGACCAACGGTAATGTACTGGCAGAAGTGGCGCTAGCAAGCGAGCTACCTGCCGATGCTAGACCATTAGCACCGGTTACTGGGCAAATATTTATGCACACCAAAGAAAATGCTCTGTATATCAAGCAAGTGGCAGGCTTGCGTCCAATGTCTCAGCTAGAGCGCTTTGTACTAACCTCAGATAGCACCACCACAGCGACGAAAAGAAACATTCAATTGGGCGATTTAACTAAGGGCAAACTCATTATCGAGTCTGGCATTAACGCAGACGAGCAATTTATTTCACAAATGCCTGACACATGGTCGGCATATCAAACAATCAATATCGATCAACAGGGGTAA
- a CDS encoding DUF2061 domain-containing protein yields the protein MAKTTTFAITHFSVAFGVTYAITGDFVLGGIVAIVEPAINTVAYFFHEKIWDKAKASSASHPLSRSTAYS from the coding sequence ATGGCTAAAACAACGACCTTCGCAATTACACATTTTTCTGTGGCCTTTGGCGTCACTTATGCCATTACCGGTGATTTTGTACTAGGTGGCATAGTCGCCATTGTTGAGCCAGCAATTAATACCGTTGCGTACTTTTTCCATGAAAAGATTTGGGATAAAGCAAAAGCATCAAGTGCCAGTCACCCCCTCAGCAGATCCACAGCGTATAGCTAA
- a CDS encoding hydrogen peroxide-inducible genes activator, which yields MISLKQINYALAVGKTLHFKKAAEMCNVSQSALSSAINEMETQLGLKVFERNNKHVFITDIGQQVLAKAQQVKLELEELMQLSQMDKSPLSTPMTLGIIPTIGPYLLPKVLPEVRKNYPDFRLKIVEAQSHELVDRVRTGDLDAAILALPYAIDGLMSFEFWQEDFYMVCHHEECPANTKEISTQEMAMDKLMLLKEGHCLKDHALAACQHKSVEKDSTFDATSLHTIVQMVAGKLGTTLVPEMALQQLLHNESELRALHLNEPGPHRSIAFIIRPNYVKTNDIEVLMKLFRQQLKLLCTKPK from the coding sequence ATGATTTCTCTTAAGCAAATCAATTACGCGCTGGCGGTTGGTAAAACCTTGCACTTTAAAAAAGCCGCAGAAATGTGCAACGTGTCGCAGTCAGCATTAAGCTCTGCCATTAATGAAATGGAAACTCAGCTTGGCCTCAAAGTATTCGAACGTAATAACAAGCACGTTTTTATTACTGATATCGGTCAGCAAGTGTTAGCAAAGGCTCAACAAGTTAAGTTGGAACTTGAAGAACTTATGCAGCTGTCACAAATGGATAAATCACCGCTGAGTACCCCAATGACGCTTGGCATTATTCCAACCATTGGACCTTACTTATTACCGAAAGTGCTACCGGAAGTACGCAAAAACTACCCAGATTTTCGCTTAAAAATTGTTGAAGCACAGTCGCACGAGTTAGTTGATCGAGTGCGCACCGGTGATTTAGATGCGGCAATTTTAGCGCTACCGTATGCAATTGATGGCTTGATGAGCTTCGAATTTTGGCAAGAAGACTTTTACATGGTTTGCCACCACGAAGAATGCCCTGCCAACACTAAAGAAATTAGTACGCAAGAAATGGCAATGGACAAGCTCATGTTGCTTAAAGAAGGACATTGCCTAAAAGATCATGCCCTTGCAGCTTGCCAACATAAAAGCGTAGAGAAGGACTCAACCTTTGATGCCACTAGCTTACATACAATTGTCCAGATGGTAGCAGGTAAATTAGGCACCACGTTAGTACCAGAGATGGCACTACAACAATTGCTACATAACGAAAGTGAACTGCGCGCATTGCATTTAAATGAGCCAGGCCCGCACCGTAGCATTGCCTTTATTATTCGTCCTAACTACGTTAAAACCAATGACATTGAAGTGTTGATGAAGCTATTTCGTCAGCAACTTAAGTTACTGTGCACTAAGCCCAAATAG